The Bacteroidales bacterium genome includes a window with the following:
- a CDS encoding NAD(P)/FAD-dependent oxidoreductase: MNKKIIIIGGGISGLTAGIYALRAGFKAEIFEFHNVAGGICTGWDRKGYHIDGCIHWLTGSKKGTDMYRVWKTCGAINDETTIYQSKYIVATIHEGKTYYLYSQLDKMEQELLSISPVDESEIKKFIESVRRCQTPPVPGGKPFEYMSFFEKMNLLFKHFKFGKVMVKSSKVSIKDYLSGFQSDVIRRMLSSIVPTELPANTLFFTLGIRTSGDGGWPMGGSYQFAQRMRGKFEELGGIMHTGTPVKNIIIRDGKAVGITLTDDSTEIPADYIVPTVDAYTVLHQLLQGKYEDTYFKERFDSPENYRFLSATLVSLGINADLKKYPEFLCLKLTHPLTINQTVYHELSMKNYSYDPEFNIDGKSLITLTIEDKEYKYWKQLKEDSPALYRQEKEKVAKAIIDELTAVYPELAGKTEMTDVATPLTFNRYCKTYQGAYMSFFPLTNIKRKRHRGLVDGIENMYLAGQWVYPNGGLPLAAMAGKFAIQRICKKNGISIDLDV, from the coding sequence ATGAACAAAAAAATCATTATTATTGGAGGAGGTATATCAGGGCTAACTGCAGGTATTTATGCACTTAGGGCTGGTTTTAAAGCGGAAATTTTTGAATTTCACAATGTCGCCGGAGGGATATGTACAGGATGGGACAGGAAAGGGTACCATATCGACGGTTGTATTCACTGGCTTACCGGATCCAAAAAAGGTACCGACATGTACCGTGTATGGAAAACATGTGGTGCTATTAATGATGAGACAACCATATACCAGTCCAAATATATTGTTGCTACCATTCACGAAGGGAAGACATATTATCTGTATTCGCAACTGGATAAGATGGAACAGGAGTTATTGTCCATTTCTCCGGTCGATGAATCAGAGATCAAAAAATTTATCGAGTCTGTCAGGCGGTGCCAGACCCCCCCTGTTCCAGGTGGAAAACCATTTGAGTACATGTCGTTTTTTGAGAAAATGAACTTGCTGTTCAAACATTTCAAGTTTGGAAAAGTAATGGTAAAAAGTAGTAAGGTATCCATCAAGGATTATTTATCCGGATTCCAATCAGATGTTATCCGCAGGATGCTTTCTTCAATTGTGCCGACTGAATTACCGGCTAATACCCTTTTCTTCACATTGGGAATACGGACTTCCGGTGACGGAGGATGGCCCATGGGAGGATCATATCAATTTGCACAACGGATGAGAGGGAAATTCGAAGAATTGGGAGGAATCATGCATACCGGAACTCCTGTAAAAAATATCATCATTCGTGACGGGAAAGCCGTAGGAATAACACTGACCGACGACAGTACAGAAATACCCGCAGACTATATTGTTCCGACAGTAGATGCATATACCGTACTCCACCAGCTACTTCAAGGGAAATATGAAGATACCTACTTTAAAGAACGATTCGATTCTCCCGAAAATTATAGGTTTCTCTCAGCAACATTGGTCTCATTAGGAATAAACGCTGACCTGAAAAAATATCCGGAATTCCTTTGCCTCAAGTTGACACACCCATTGACGATCAACCAAACGGTTTACCATGAACTGAGCATGAAAAATTACAGTTATGATCCGGAATTCAATATAGATGGTAAATCATTAATTACGTTGACCATTGAGGATAAAGAATATAAATATTGGAAACAGTTAAAAGAAGATTCTCCCGCTTTATACAGGCAGGAGAAAGAAAAAGTTGCGAAAGCAATCATTGATGAATTGACCGCTGTATATCCCGAACTGGCAGGTAAAACAGAGATGACTGATGTTGCGACACCGCTGACATTCAATCGTTATTGCAAGACATACCAGGGTGCTTATATGTCTTTCTTTCCATTAACCAATATAAAAAGAAAAAGACACAGAGGTCTTGTCGACGGAATAGAAAATATGTACCTTGCCGGACAGTGGGTATATCCCAATGGTGGTCTACCATTAGCTGCCATGGCAGGAAAATTCGCTATACAACGAATATGTAAGAAAAATGGAATATCCATTGATTTAGATGTGTAA